TGATATCTAAAAAGATGAGATCAACCGGATTGGTTTCCAGATACAGACGAGCCTCTCCGGTACGAATGAACGTTTTGGCCAGCTCTACGGCCTCGATTCGGCTACAGAAGGCTTCAATCACATCAAGAGCAGGACGTTCGTCGTCGAGGGCGATGGCTTTCATCAGGATAACGTTAGCTGTAGATGAACACGGAAATCGGTAGGTCCATTATCGATGGTTAGTTCATGGGCGTCTGGATACAAAAGCCGAAGCCGTTCACGGGTGTTTTGCAGGCCTATTCCCGTTGAGTTTTCCAACAGGCTGATCCGCACTTTTTTATTGGCTACGTACAGGCTCAGCCGATTTTCTTCAATTCGTACATGAATGTCTATGTGTGAGTCTTCATCTGGGCTTACGCCGTATTTAAAGGCATTTTCAATGAAGGAGAAGAGCAGTAAGGGAGCAATTTCCAGATGGTTCTCATTCCCTTCCAGTTGGCAGTTGATCCGAACAGCATCCCGTAAGCGTGCTTTCTGGAGGTCGATGTAGTTGACAATGTAGTTGATCTCCCGCGACAGAGCCACTTTATCCCGATGGGCGTCTCGAATAATATACCGCATGAACTCCGAGAGTTTTACAATTGTATCGGCAGTTTGCTCATCCTGGCGAATGGCCAGGGCATAAATACTATTGAGGGTATTGAACAGAAAATGCGGCTGGATTTGCGCTTTGAGTTGGCGAAGCTCAGCCTGTAGCTGGTCATTTTCAACCTGATGAAGCCGACTCGCTGTCTGAACCGAAATCGAGATGAGCGTACTAACACTGCCCAATAAGAAAAAGATGGCTAGCTTGACCGGGAGCAATAGCGTAAACGAGGTGCCGTGTCGGCCATCAGGTCCGACGCCGTAATGGGGATGATCGTCCGATCGATGTGAATGGTCAGGCAGGTCAACGTGAGGCTTATGGTCGCGTGCCTGTGCTGCAAAGGGTGGCAAATCGTGGGGGCGTAGCATCATTTCTTCCACAAAGATTTGCCGGAACCAGGCTTGTGGGGTGTTCTCTGATGGGGCTTTAAAGAAAATCCACTGTTCAATCCGATAGGGCAGATAAACAGCGGCCAGTATGCAGCTAATGGCTATAAGGACATAACGTCGGTACCGCTTATTCAGAAACAGGCGCGGTACAAATACCGTATGGTTAATGTATGAGAAGGTGATCAGGAAACAATAAGCCAGACTGTTCTGAACAAGATGTTCATGGGGGCGTAAAGGCGAAACGCTTGCTCCGCTAAACCCGTAATAAACGATTGGTAGAATGGCCAGAGCCATTCCGATCAATACATGGGTTCTGTGGATTCTAAACCAGGCGGCCATTGACTACGTACCGAAAAATACAAACGTACACAAACCCACTGGCGGCTGGGAATAATTGTGGCTAATAAGCAAAAAGCAGGGGTAAAGGAGCGCGCAGGTAGCTGATAAAATCTAGGGATAGGGCTTCGATAAGCCCTATCCCCTTATTGCCCTACCAGTTCTGATTCCCTGAGGCAGGCAAACACCTCGCGGTAGAACTCTGGGTGCGACTGCCAGGTTTGGGCTGTAACCATGTTCCGGTCGCGGATGGCCTGTTCGGTCGCATAGGTTCCTCCGCCCATTTCAATTTCGGCACGCACATGCTCGTAGGCCGTGAGGGTTCGGTTTTGGGCTAAACCTGCCGTGACCAGAATCTGAATACCGTGGCAGATGGCAAAAACCCATTTTCCCTGCCGGTCGAACTCGCGCACGACATCCAGCAAGGGGGCATGGTTGCGCAGGTATTCGGGAGCGCGGCCTCCCAGTAGCAGAATAGCGTCATAATCATCAACCACCACATCGGCAATGGTCAGATCGGAAGCCAGGCAATAACCGGGGCGCTCCATATACGTATCCCAACCCGGTTCAAAATCGTGCATCACCAGGTTAAGTCGGCGTTTGCTGGGAGCCGCAATCACAGCGGTATCGCCTTCTTCCTGAAAGCGGTGAACAGCATATAGGGTTTCATAACTTTCACCTCCATCGCCCGTAACGACCAAAATTCTGCGATTCATGTAGATAAGGATTTAGAACATGGTTTGTTAGATCTCTGCTCCTTAAAGTATAATCCCTGCCGTTTATACTTCACTCGGATAAACCCCTACTATGAATGAAATCCGTTGGTAAGCTCATCTGTCTGCTCGTATGGATCAGTGGCTCACTCCAGTCGCAGAGCCTCTCCTTAACAATTACCAAACGCTACCTGAACCTGCCCGTGTCGCAGTCGCAGAGCCGGGGAACCATGCAGTTTACGATTCAGGGTAAACCAGAGCGCTCGTTCAAAATACGGCTGGCGACCGGAAAGCCCGACTACTGGGTGTTTTGCGACATGGCTGCTCTGAAAGGCAAAGCCATTACGATCAGCTACGACGGCAATTTGGAGGGATTAGCCCCGATTTATCAGGATGATAAAATCGCCGGACAGGATTCGCTATACAAAGAAACTAATCGGCCCCAATACCATTTTTCTACCCGCCGAGGCTGGATCAACGACCCGAACGGAATGATTTTCTATGAGGGAGAGTACCATCTGTTTTACCAGCATAACCCCTACGAACGCGACTGGGAAAATATGTCGTGGGGCCATGCCGTCAGCAGCGACATGATTCATTGGGAGGAGCTACCGACAGCCCTCTCGCCCGATAGCCTGGGGACGATGTTTTCGGGATCAACCGTGATTGATTATGCGAATACGGCAGGTTTCAACCGGGGCAATACACCAGCGATGATTGCGCTGTTTACCGTCGACAATCCGGATAAACAGGTTCAGTGTATGGCCTATAGCCTGGATAAAGGCCGCACCTGGACAAAGTATACCAAGAACCCACTCATCGACTCCAAAGCGAAGTGGAATAGTAAGGATACGCGCGATCCACGAGTGTTTTGGTATAAGCCGGGCAATCACTGGGTAATGGTACTCAACGAACGGGATGGCCATTCGATTTATACTTCAAAAAACCTGAAGGAGTGGACGTATCAGAGTCATGTGACGGGCTTCTGGGAATGCCCGGACTTGTTTGAATTGCCCATAGATGGGGATAAGAGCCAGACAAAATGGGTCATGTATGGCGCGTCGGCCACGTATATGATTGGGGCGTTTGATGGAAAAGTTTTTACGCCGGAGTCCGGTAAGCATTATTATACGACAGGTAGCCTCTATGCCGCCCAAACCTTTGCCAATATGCCCGATACCGACCCCCGGCGCATTCAGATTGGCTGGGGCCGCATTTCGCAACCGGGGATGCCCTTCAACAACCAGATGCTTATGCCCACTGAGCTACAATTGCGAACAACTAAAAATGGCCCCCGTCTGGTTAGCGTACCCGTCAAAGAAACCGAGCAGTTGTTCGATCTGGTTCAACAGGGGGGCGATCTGAGCGCAGCCGAAGCCAATGAACAAGTGAAAGCGTTTAAAGAGCTGGACCGATTTCGATTGACGACAACGCTTAAACTATCGCATGCAACCAGTGCGGGTGTTTCGCTTTTCGGTCAGCGGATACTCGATTATGACCTGAATTCGAACCTGGTCAATGGCGTCTTTTATTCCCCAGAAAACATGACCAGTATGGAGGTGACCGCTGATATTTACGTTGATCGGACTAGTATAGAGGTGTTTATCGATGGAGGAGCCTATTCGTATTCACTTGCGAGAAAGCCGATTTCGACCGCCAAAGAGGCTATTCAGTTTTGGGGTAACCGTATCGATGTGAAGAGTTTTAAGCTATATACTGCAAAATCGATCTGGAAATAAGCATTTCAGGGTAGATCAGTGCTTGTAGCAAAATAGTACCACTGATTACATTTACTAAACTTTACTCGCTGTGAGGTGAAAGGTGTTGATCGGGTGAGAATACCAACTCACTTGTGACGTCGTAGTTCGTACCTGCCGGACGGACAAAGACGCAGGTAAACATCCATTTGACCAGACGATATCGGCGGTCTGGAAAGCACCGGCAGGAAGTTTCAGCAGTACTTTATTCCATCCTTTGCGTAAGGCAACAACGAGAGGAGGCCGGTTTTCGTAGGGTTCATTGGTGTACGGTGTTTCCAGATCGGCAGAATGCTGACCGGGTGTAGACCAGACCGGCGGATTAATAACCTTTCCATTGATCCAGATGCGGCTACCTTTATAATCCCACTGGCCAGCCGGGGGCGATGCGTCTTTTTCCAACCTAGGACTTCCTTACCACAATCCCGGACTCACTGCTGCCATTTCGGGCACGAACTGCGCATCGTTAAACGCAACCTCATCGGTGCCGATGTGGATGTATGGTACGTCGAACAACGCACAGACTTCCGGGAGGAGTTTCTTTACCAGCACTTTACCGAAATCACTTTGCATGTCATACCCCGTTGCCCGCCGAAAAGCTCCACTATGCCCCGGCATGTCGATTTCCGGGATGAGTAGCACGCGCTGCGCTTTCCAAAAAGTGACCAGTTCACAGGCTAGCTGTTTGGTATAGTAAAGGCCGGGAAAGCGTTTGGTCACCGTCGAATCCGTCAGATGCCCGTGAAATGTATTTCTTTTGTAGCGGGACAGGATGACAATATGCGCTTTCAGGCGGTCGATTGGAATAAAACTGCGTCCTACATCATGCATGAAGCCACGGATTGGAAAGGCTGGAAAATCGACGATTTGGCAACCCGCCAGGAATGGCTGTGTTTTAGACTGAGCCAGTTGCTGGAGCGTTCGATATCCCCAGAATAATCCTTGTTCTGTAGCGGCACTCAGGTGAATAGTTGAAGCCGAAACGGTGAGTGGTGCTTGATAAGCTATAAACGCCTTATTAATCGGGTAATAGCTTTCCGGGATTCAGGATACCACGCGGGTCCAGCGCTTTTTTAAGGGTTCGCATCAGAGTGATTTCTTCGGGTGTACGGCTTAAGTAAAGCCAGTTTTTTTTCTCCAGACCAATGCCATGTTCGCCAGTTATGGAACCGCCGATTGGTTGGAGTCGGGCGTATAGCGTCTCTTCTATGGCGTGTTTGGTAAAGTGGTCCTCATTGCCACAACTAATAAACAGGTGAAGGTTGCCATCGCCCATGTGCCCAAATGTGTAGAGGTACACATCGGGCCAGGTTTGTTGAAGGGCTAACCGTATGGTTTTGATGTAGGTATCCATCTCGGAAATGGCGAGGCTGATGTCGAATAGAAAAACGGGTCGATGAACCGAGAAAATAAACTCTACATTTTCGCGGATGCCCCAAAACCAGTCCAGCTCTTTTTGCGATTGGGCTATCACCGCGTCAACAATCAGGTCAGTCGTCAGGGCGTGCTCTAAAAAGGCGTCAAACTGGTGTTTGTCTTTGTCGGCATCCTGCCCGAGGGATTCCAGTAATACGTAAAAAGGATAATGCTGAGCCAGGGGCGGTGCGAACAGGGCAGGCTTCGAGGTCATCAACTGATAATAGTCCTGCCATAACAGTTCGAAACTGGTAAGATCGTTTTTTAGGTGGGTTTTGGCGGCCAGCAAGAGGCTATTGGCCTTTTCGAAGCTATCTACGGCTATAAAAGCCGTATTGCGGGTTTTGGGCAGATCGTCCAGTTTCAGCACCGCTCTAGTGATAATACCTAACGTTCCTTCGGAGCCAATGAAAAGCTGTTTCAGGTCATATCCGGCATTATTCTTCATCATTTTGTTCATCGACGAAACGATGGTTCCATCGGCCAGAACCACTTCCAGGCCCAGCACCAGATTACGCATAACACCATAGCGTAAGGCCTGTAAGCCCCCCGCATTCGACGCGATATTGCCCCCAATCATACAGCTGCCTTTAGCGCCCAGATCGAGTGGAAAAAGCTGCCCATGTGCGGCTACCTGATCGCGTAGCTGTTGCAGTACAACTCCCGCCTGTACCGTTGCGGTTTTGTTGGCTACATCGATTTGTTCAACCCGATTCATCCGCTCAAGGCTCAACGCTATTTCATGGGCGCTTGTATCGGTACCGCCAACCACATTGGTCAATCCGCCCTGGGGGACAACGGGTTGATGAAACTCGTGACAAATTTGAAGCATTCGGGACACCTCCTGGGTAGTGGTAGGCAAAAGCAGCGCCCGACAATCGAGGCTTCCGGTTTGCTTCCAGTGGCTGGCTACACGTGAACTGGCTTCTTCACGGCTGAGCACAGTGTTGTTGCCAAACGTGTTAACCAGTAGCTCGACAATATCGGACATGGTGGAGGGAGAAAAATCAGAAAACAGTCAATTACTTAAAGGTGAATCAGCAGCTTCGTTACTACCGTGTCGAATAGATGATGGGTAAAGAGTGCCAAAACAGTGAATCATCAAGATAATTGACTATAGAAATAGTTACTGATAGGGATGCTTTGAAGGCTATTGGCGATTATTTTCTTACCGTCACTCTTAGGTTTGCCTGGTCCACTGTGACCAGCAGGGAAGCAATGATAACGGGTCGAATCATGGGAAAGCCAGGGAGCGGAGAGCTAGGCTACTGCTAATCAAACAGAAAAGCCTTACAACCAAGTTGCAAGGCTTTCTGTAGGTTGGTAATCTGTTAGGTAGGTTAATTTCGGCAGCCCACGTAACCCTGAAAAGCGGTTGCCATGATCATGCCTGGTGAAATGGAGGAGTTATATTGCCAGTACACTTCTTTAGCGCTGTGCTTGCTATCATCCCATTCGACGACACCCAACGGTGATAGGTCGCCCAGGGCTACACTCGTTTCCAGAAACTCTATAGCATCGTCTGTTGAGTCGAATGCAACAACACCGGGCATTTCCTGGAGTTGAAAAACCGCCAGAAAAGTTTCCTGAGAATTCATATCAATAAAACTTGTTGCCATAAAGAACCTTAACTTCTGTACTGTATTTGACTACGTTTTTTCGCAATTGTCACTTTCATTTTGTTTAAATCTTCGGCCCTTCTGATTTTCGGAAATAATTACGGAAAACAGCCCGCCAAAAGAGGAGAGATAAGTATATAAATTAGCTAGAATAAGACATATCGATCAACTGACAAACAGTTTCCAGAGCAGCTTCATCGCCAACATTGCCTGGGAAAACTACATAACGAATACCCGGAAATTTACTGCTTTCGGTCATTTGCCAGACGGGTACGCCGGGAATAATAGGCCCCAGTACCAATGCTTTTTCGGCCGATAACCCGTTCGCTGCCAGATCGCTGGATGTAATCCCTCCTTTCGCCACAATGAACTTCGGGCGAATTACGAGTTCATGAAGTACCTTGACCAGGAAATTAGAAACTACCGAATTTATGGTCAGACTTTCAACGGCATCAATACCTACCTTTTGCTGGCGACTGGTATATAGGACAACGTTTTCTCCGGCTTCGAGCCAGTTGTCCGTTTGCTGGCTTATGCCAACGGCATGCGCTGCCGAATCACGGCTGATCAGGAGTTCGGCAACGTCGATTTCAATGGTCTTATACATTCCTCGTTTCAGTAACCGGCTTAGCTGCTGGGTCGTTTTGGGAACGTGCGACCCGACAATAACCAGATAACCATTGGCTGATGGAGGTACTGTTTTGGTGGGGATAAATGGCTTGCCCGATGCCAGTCCGGCCCGAATCGGAACAAACGTAGCCGATGTTCGGTATAAGAACTGCTTGCCCGATGCTTCGGCCAGTAGGAGGCCCATCACGACTACTTCCAAATCGCGGTAGCTGACCGCATTAACGACGCAGACGCTGCCATCGGTACAGCGTGTGAATGCTTCACTAACAGCCTCTGGACCACCTGTTCGGATTTCGTTGAGACTGATAGAGTGTACGGCTGATGCCTGTATTCTCCCGTTTGTTTTTTCCTCTACCCACTGTTTTAAATTCGAATGGGTATAGCCAAATACCACATCCTGGGCAAACGGTGTGTCTGAAACGGGAACTAGCTGGTGATTTTCAACCAGATAATGAACATCGTCAATCGTGTAGCGGCCACCTTCAATAAACGCGGGAATCAGCACAGTGATAGCCTTTGTTATACCCAGCGACTGCGCAACGGCATCTACTTCAGCCGGAAAATGACCCCGTAAGGTTGAATCACTTCGGCTAACAACGACAATGTCGCGCCCACTTTCGCTAACGGCCTGCTGTAAGTTCCGGCCAATTTCCTGAGCGAGTTCAACGGCTTCGTTTTCGGGTAAACTACGCGAATTGGTGAGGATATACAGAATGGAAGGATTTTTTCGTAATTCTTCGGCAATAAGTTCCACCCGCCAGGTAGTCAGTACCATGACGTCATAGCAGGTCTGTGTGCCAGTAGGATCGTCGTCAAGCACAACAATCGTTTGCCGACGTTTTTCGAATACATCGCGAATGGCCGGTAACAGATCGACTGAATATTCGCGTGGTAATTGAGTTATCTTCTGACTAACAGATTGATACATGGGGCAATGGTCTGGTTCTCAAAAGCCTGTTTAAAGCCGACAGTTTACCTATTGGTCAGGAGTTTCAACTTGGTTTCGGCTTTCATAGGGTAAAAGAATATAGCCGTATGCAACTAATTATAACAGGGGGAGCGGGATTTCTGGGACAGCGTCTGGCAAAAGCTCTTGTGAGTAGTTCAATTCCATTCGACGAACTCAGTCTGATCGATGTAGTGCTACCTCCAAAACCGATTGACGATGCGCGAATCAGTTGTCAGCAGCTAGACCTGGCCGAAGAAGGTGCGGCCGAAAAAATCATATCGATCAGAACCGGAATCGTGTTTCATCTAGCGGCTATCGTAAGCAGTCATGCCGAGAAAGACTTCGATCTGGGTTTGAAAGTCAATCTGGATATTACCCGACATCTGCTGGAGGCCTGTCGGCGTCAAAATCCGGCCATCCGGTTGATTTTTTCCAGTTCGCTGGCGGTGTATGGTGGTCAGCTTCCGGCTATTGTCGATGAATCAGTAGCTGTAAAACCGCAATCATCATACGGAGCTCAAAAAGCCATCGGTGAATTACTGGTGAACGATTATACCCGAAAAGGCTTTGTCGATGGTCGTGTATTGCGGTTACCTACTATCTGTGTGCGCCCTGGTCGGCCTAATCAGGCTGCTTCTTCGTTTGTCAGTAGTATCATTCGGGAGCCTATCCAGGGCGAGGAGGCTATTTGCCCGGTAGCTCCAGAACTGCCCTTGTGGTTATCGAGCCCGAATACAGTAATTCAAAATATACTGACAGGGGCCATTCTGGATGGCAAAACATTTGGCGAATGGCGTACCGTCAATTTGCCGGGAATCAGCGTAACCGTGCAACACATGCTGGATTCTCTCGAACGAATTGCGGGTAAAGAGGCTCTTGACCGGGTTCAGTTCAGGCCTGATCCTGCTATTAATGCCATTGTCAGTAGCTGGCCGGGTCTAGCCGATAATACAAGAGCGTTGGGGCTGGGGTTTCAGGTCGATCAGCATTTCGATGACTTTATCAGGCAGTTTATGGGCTATGATCGCGCATAACTCCAGGTGGGTATCCAGGGGATAACGGACAGGTAAGTAACAATCTTGACGACTTATTGGCGATAGTCAGTCAATTTTGTTTCTTGCATACCTAATTCATCAGTATATCCGAATGTGGTTAGATTCTAAAAAGATTGTGGTCATTGGTGGCACCACAGGTATGGGGCTATCAGCGTCATTGGCTTTTATTCGCGAAGGCGCACAGGTTGTGGTAGTTGGGCGTAATCCAGAAAGTTGCACCGCTGCTGAAAGACAATTGGATGGCAATGGCCTGGCGATGTCGGGCGATGCATCTGATCCGCAAACGGCACCCAAAGCCATTGCACTTTGTCAGCAGATTTTCGGTGGTTTCGATGGGTTGTATCACGTTGCCGGGGGGAGTGGACGGCGTTTCGGCGATGGGCCACTGCATGATCTGACCCTCGATGGCTGGAATTATACAGTGAACCTGAATCTAACCTCGCTCATGCTGTCTAATCAGGCGGCTGTGCGTGCGTTTCGGGCCCAAGGTGTCGGCGGCACTATCCTGAACATGGGATCGGTATTAGGGTCGAGCCCTTCTCCGACCTACTTTGCTACCCACGCGTATGCTGCCATGAAATCGGCTGTAATTGGTTTTACGAAATCGGTGGCTGCCTATTATGCCAACGACAACATACGAGTCAATGTATTAGCCCCGGCACTGGTCGAAACCCCCATGGCGCAACGTGCCGTTCAGGACGATACGATACTAGCCTTCACCAGAACAAAGCAACCTCTGGATGGAGGACGTATCGGCCAGCCAGACGATCTGGACGGAGCCGCCGTGTATTTCATGTCCGATTATTCGGCATTTACCACTGGACAGGTACTGACTGTCGATGGTGGCTGGAGTGTTAGTGAAGGGCAATTATGATGGTTACTGTCGATGATTGAAACCCAGCGCCTGACTATTGTTCCGCTTACGCTTAAGCAATTGTATCTGTACATTGTTGATACCCATCAGCTAGAAGAAGCTATGGGGCTCAAAACGGGTTGCCGGGAACTGGTTGAACCGGTGCTGAGTATTATCATTCACTTTACGATTCCACGGTTGAAAGATCCCACCAACGACCCACTCTACCATACGCTCTGGATGGCCATCGACCGTGAAAAACAGCAATTTGTAGCCGAAGCTAAGTTTAAAGGGGAGCCCGACGAAACCGGCACCATCGAAATTGGCTATGGTACGTACTCCGCTGTGCATCGGCAGGGATATATGACCGAAATGGTGGGTGGACTTCTAAAGTGGGCTGGCGAACAACCTGACGTTCAGCGGGTAGTAGCCGACACCGAGGCAGGAAACGTAGCATCTCAGAAAGTGCTGGAGAAGAGTGGGTTTCGGTTGTTCGATCAGATTGAAGATATGCTTTGGTGGGAGTATCCAATTCGGTAGCGAGTAACGTTGGTACTTTTTATTGGTAAAATTGTAATTTCGGCTTCCTGCAAATGAACCCTACCTATGCATTCACGTCGTAAATTCCTCCGTCGGCTCGGTGGTACATCGGCTTTACTGGCCGGAGGAACTACCCTGGTTGGCGCCGAAACCCTTGTCCCTTCAATTTATCGCGAACATCTGATAGAGATTATCCCCCCTCGCTCTGTAGCCGATACGATCAATATTGGTCTGATTGGCGCTGGAATCATCGGCCATTATGATCTTGATTGTGCGCTGAAAGTACCAGGTACGAAGGTAGTCGCTGTGGCAGACCTATACGATCCCCGACTGGTCAGGGCAAAGGAGGTTTGGGGACAGGACCTGTTTACCACCCGCGATTATCGGGAAATACTGGCCCGAAAAGATGTCGATGCGGTCCTGATTTGTGTACCCGATCACTGGCACGACCATATTTCGATTGCTGCACTAAAAGCCGGGAAACATGTGTACTGCGAAAAACCGATGGTACACCACATCGAAGAAGGACAGGCCGTTATTGCCGCGCACAAGAAATCAGGTAAGGTATTTCAGGTAGGTAGCCAGCGCGCAAGTGCATCGGCTGTACTTGAGGCAAAACGGCGTTATGAAGCCGGACACATTGGCGAACTGACGTCCGTCGAAACGTTTCTGGATCGGACGGATGCGTTAGGGGCCTGGCAGTATACGATGCCACCGAATCTGGACCCTAAAGACCTGGATTGGGACCGATACCTGGGCGATGCACCCAAACATCCTTTTCAGGCAGAGCGATTTTTTCGGTGGCGGAATTACAAAGACTATGGCACAGGCGTAGCGGGCGACCTATTTGTCCATTTGATTACGGGCGTTCATACCATTACTGGCTCACTCGGACCAACCCGGATTTTCGCGCTCGGTGATCTGAATTTCTGGAAAGATGGACGGGATGCTTATGACCTGGTCACGGCTATGATGGACTATCCCAAAACGGATAAGCACCCATCGTTTCAATTTACGACCCGTGTAAACCTGGCTACGGGCGCTGGTGGCGATATTCATACCCGCCTGGTTGGAACGGAAGGCGTTATCGATATTGGCTGGAATTCGTTCGTCATGAATCGGCTAAAACGGCCCAATGCCCCTATGTACAGCCGGGGTTATGACGCCTTATTCACCTATCCGCAGGCTATGCAGGAGGAGTTTATCCGGCAGTATGAGCAGAAATACCCGACAGGTCAGTTTACCCGAACCGTACAGAACGAACCGGTCATTACCTATACAGCCCCCGATGGCTACGACGATCGGCTCGATCACATGATCGTTTTCTTCAATGCGATCCGGGAAAATAATCCATCGCTGGTTCGGGAAGATGCTGAATTTGGCCTGCGGGCAGCCGCTCCGTCGTTGGCTGCTAACCTCAGTGCAGCCCAGCGAAAAATTATCCATTGGGACCCCGTTGCGATGAGAATTTCTAAAGCTACCTAGCAGCCCGTTCACATTATTGCAACGAACGATCTTATCAAACCTTAAAACGCAACAAAACCTGTGCAGCCTGTTCCTATTAAAACGACCGTTGTTGGTTCGATGCCT
This window of the Spirosoma aerolatum genome carries:
- a CDS encoding sensor histidine kinase — translated: MALAILPIVYYGFSGASVSPLRPHEHLVQNSLAYCFLITFSYINHTVFVPRLFLNKRYRRYVLIAISCILAAVYLPYRIEQWIFFKAPSENTPQAWFRQIFVEEMMLRPHDLPPFAAQARDHKPHVDLPDHSHRSDDHPHYGVGPDGRHGTSFTLLLPVKLAIFFLLGSVSTLISISVQTASRLHQVENDQLQAELRQLKAQIQPHFLFNTLNSIYALAIRQDEQTADTIVKLSEFMRYIIRDAHRDKVALSREINYIVNYIDLQKARLRDAVRINCQLEGNENHLEIAPLLLFSFIENAFKYGVSPDEDSHIDIHVRIEENRLSLYVANKKVRISLLENSTGIGLQNTRERLRLLYPDAHELTIDNGPTDFRVHLQLTLS
- a CDS encoding DJ-1/PfpI family protein; this translates as MNRRILVVTGDGGESYETLYAVHRFQEEGDTAVIAAPSKRRLNLVMHDFEPGWDTYMERPGYCLASDLTIADVVVDDYDAILLLGGRAPEYLRNHAPLLDVVREFDRQGKWVFAICHGIQILVTAGLAQNRTLTAYEHVRAEIEMGGGTYATEQAIRDRNMVTAQTWQSHPEFYREVFACLRESELVGQ
- a CDS encoding glycoside hydrolase family 32 protein, with protein sequence MKSVGKLICLLVWISGSLQSQSLSLTITKRYLNLPVSQSQSRGTMQFTIQGKPERSFKIRLATGKPDYWVFCDMAALKGKAITISYDGNLEGLAPIYQDDKIAGQDSLYKETNRPQYHFSTRRGWINDPNGMIFYEGEYHLFYQHNPYERDWENMSWGHAVSSDMIHWEELPTALSPDSLGTMFSGSTVIDYANTAGFNRGNTPAMIALFTVDNPDKQVQCMAYSLDKGRTWTKYTKNPLIDSKAKWNSKDTRDPRVFWYKPGNHWVMVLNERDGHSIYTSKNLKEWTYQSHVTGFWECPDLFELPIDGDKSQTKWVMYGASATYMIGAFDGKVFTPESGKHYYTTGSLYAAQTFANMPDTDPRRIQIGWGRISQPGMPFNNQMLMPTELQLRTTKNGPRLVSVPVKETEQLFDLVQQGGDLSAAEANEQVKAFKELDRFRLTTTLKLSHATSAGVSLFGQRILDYDLNSNLVNGVFYSPENMTSMEVTADIYVDRTSIEVFIDGGAYSYSLARKPISTAKEAIQFWGNRIDVKSFKLYTAKSIWK
- a CDS encoding family 20 glycosylhydrolase, encoding MHDVGRSFIPIDRLKAHIVILSRYKRNTFHGHLTDSTVTKRFPGLYYTKQLACELVTFWKAQRVLLIPEIDMPGHSGAFRRATGYDMQSDFGKVLVKKLLPEVCALFDVPYIHIGTDEVAFNDAQFVPEMAAVSPGLW
- a CDS encoding FAD-binding oxidoreductase, with the protein product MSDIVELLVNTFGNNTVLSREEASSRVASHWKQTGSLDCRALLLPTTTQEVSRMLQICHEFHQPVVPQGGLTNVVGGTDTSAHEIALSLERMNRVEQIDVANKTATVQAGVVLQQLRDQVAAHGQLFPLDLGAKGSCMIGGNIASNAGGLQALRYGVMRNLVLGLEVVLADGTIVSSMNKMMKNNAGYDLKQLFIGSEGTLGIITRAVLKLDDLPKTRNTAFIAVDSFEKANSLLLAAKTHLKNDLTSFELLWQDYYQLMTSKPALFAPPLAQHYPFYVLLESLGQDADKDKHQFDAFLEHALTTDLIVDAVIAQSQKELDWFWGIRENVEFIFSVHRPVFLFDISLAISEMDTYIKTIRLALQQTWPDVYLYTFGHMGDGNLHLFISCGNEDHFTKHAIEETLYARLQPIGGSITGEHGIGLEKKNWLYLSRTPEEITLMRTLKKALDPRGILNPGKLLPD
- a CDS encoding four-carbon acid sugar kinase family protein, with translation MYQSVSQKITQLPREYSVDLLPAIRDVFEKRRQTIVVLDDDPTGTQTCYDVMVLTTWRVELIAEELRKNPSILYILTNSRSLPENEAVELAQEIGRNLQQAVSESGRDIVVVSRSDSTLRGHFPAEVDAVAQSLGITKAITVLIPAFIEGGRYTIDDVHYLVENHQLVPVSDTPFAQDVVFGYTHSNLKQWVEEKTNGRIQASAVHSISLNEIRTGGPEAVSEAFTRCTDGSVCVVNAVSYRDLEVVVMGLLLAEASGKQFLYRTSATFVPIRAGLASGKPFIPTKTVPPSANGYLVIVGSHVPKTTQQLSRLLKRGMYKTIEIDVAELLISRDSAAHAVGISQQTDNWLEAGENVVLYTSRQQKVGIDAVESLTINSVVSNFLVKVLHELVIRPKFIVAKGGITSSDLAANGLSAEKALVLGPIIPGVPVWQMTESSKFPGIRYVVFPGNVGDEAALETVCQLIDMSYSS
- the denD gene encoding D-erythronate dehydrogenase, encoding MQLIITGGAGFLGQRLAKALVSSSIPFDELSLIDVVLPPKPIDDARISCQQLDLAEEGAAEKIISIRTGIVFHLAAIVSSHAEKDFDLGLKVNLDITRHLLEACRRQNPAIRLIFSSSLAVYGGQLPAIVDESVAVKPQSSYGAQKAIGELLVNDYTRKGFVDGRVLRLPTICVRPGRPNQAASSFVSSIIREPIQGEEAICPVAPELPLWLSSPNTVIQNILTGAILDGKTFGEWRTVNLPGISVTVQHMLDSLERIAGKEALDRVQFRPDPAINAIVSSWPGLADNTRALGLGFQVDQHFDDFIRQFMGYDRA
- a CDS encoding SDR family NAD(P)-dependent oxidoreductase; the encoded protein is MWLDSKKIVVIGGTTGMGLSASLAFIREGAQVVVVGRNPESCTAAERQLDGNGLAMSGDASDPQTAPKAIALCQQIFGGFDGLYHVAGGSGRRFGDGPLHDLTLDGWNYTVNLNLTSLMLSNQAAVRAFRAQGVGGTILNMGSVLGSSPSPTYFATHAYAAMKSAVIGFTKSVAAYYANDNIRVNVLAPALVETPMAQRAVQDDTILAFTRTKQPLDGGRIGQPDDLDGAAVYFMSDYSAFTTGQVLTVDGGWSVSEGQL
- a CDS encoding GNAT family N-acetyltransferase — translated: MIETQRLTIVPLTLKQLYLYIVDTHQLEEAMGLKTGCRELVEPVLSIIIHFTIPRLKDPTNDPLYHTLWMAIDREKQQFVAEAKFKGEPDETGTIEIGYGTYSAVHRQGYMTEMVGGLLKWAGEQPDVQRVVADTEAGNVASQKVLEKSGFRLFDQIEDMLWWEYPIR